TTGCTAAGATGCCCCCTCTCTTTTTTGGGCATACACACAACCACAACGCTTCGATATTTCCATTTATGGTTAATTGAAACCTCGGATGTTCGTATATCTTTTACATTTTATCTCCAACCGTCATGTAATGCAAAATAAATTGAAGATAAACGTAGTGTGTTTTTACCGTAAAAAGATTATTAGGTATTCTTTAAGTTTCATGAAAATCTTATCTAATATTCTTATAACAAAAACTCAATTTGTCAACTAAAATGagtgtgaaaatatataaacacCATTGCACCATATGTTACTATAAAATGAGATTATATAATTCATGAACAAAAATGTAATtgttaaaatcaaaataaaaaaacattattCTCTTTACAGGTAACTTCCTGCTCAATATCTCCAATATTTGCAATAACATCATTGCAACTAAAAGATTATATTGTAATTATAATTAACATCAACATTAATCGGATGTGTTTTATTCTAGTCTAACAAAATAGGAGTCGGATCATAAATTATTTATGTTCCAACACCTCAACAACTGTTGTTGCAACTAGATCTTTGCTGATTTACTGGTTTGCAAGATTGACTATCTCACTTAGTAGAAATCCACACGAAACCTCTTAAAATGTCCCAAGATGCTGACATTTTGAATCACAAATTCAAAGGAGTCCCCATTGTGGATGTTGAGTAATTCAAACCCTCATACATATTCCAGTTTCTGCTAAATATAGTTAATTCTAAACGTCAAGATCTCTGAAAAAAAATGCCAATTTCCTCCAAAACCCCAACAAGAACAATCATTTCTGCATCTGAAACTAGCCTCAATTGTCCAACTTGAATCCAAGCTTCTCCTACTACTGCTTTGAATAATGGGATTCTGCCAAAACAGTTTGCCTTGTTTATTCAGGTGTGGAGAAGTTGGACTTGTTTAAGTCAAGCTCACGCGGATTCAAACGTGAACAAGGAAAATTGCCCCCGAATAGTTTTCTTTGCTTTAGATGGAAGAAAAGTACTATGTACTATGTATCAAGTAGGTGAAATTAACTAATCGAACTTATATAATGGCAGACATATACTTTAATGAGTTTGATATTATACGAAGGGTAACGTTTTGGTGGAGATTGGCAAGCACTTAGAATCTTGCATAGAAAAGTTTGATATGGTTTTTCCATATGGTCACGTTGTTAACGTCTGCGATGACTTCTTAAAATAGTTTTTTTAATAAGCGACGGATTATTATTGACACatgaaaaatatgagtacaATATAAACATGATCCACTATTACTAGTGCTTCGTTAAAATTAATAGAACCatgcaaaataaataaataaataacaaaCTTTCTTTCATTAATGGATGGATTATTAGTTTTGTTCAATAAGGAAAATGCACCTAAAATGAGTGAGCATGAATGAAGATATTTTTAATCGATTGGTCATCACATGCTATGTTGATGACTTGACGGTGGTGGGCAAGTAGGGTCTGTTTTCTTCTTTAGCCTTTTTTAATTGTGGTTTTGATATCATGCATTTTTAATTTGCATAATATTTGCATATTCATATGTTTCGTCGGATGAAACAACTCGTCCAATCTTTTCGTTTTAGTATCGAATATGAGAATTGTTCtctttattttaataaaaattattttattcttgaataaaaaatgaagtatGAAATCACATATTCTAAACACAGCACGAGTAATCAAACGGTTTGAATGAACATAACTAAACAGCTTGTATCAGAATTATAATAACATATTTGTTGGCACATATTTATGATACAACTAAAAGTGTAGTGTGTAAACTATTCACAAAAGAGAATGGAAGTGATGCTTAGCTCAAACTTATCAAAGCGATTCAACTCACTCTTGATTTAGTTGGGTGATTTGGGTTTGGATGGCATTCTTGCTCATGGAGAATGAGACCAATTTGTTTCACTGAACAATACAAGGATAATAGGAACACGTACTCTCTAGCCCATTAACATTTAAAAAGGCCTAATGTAATGAAGTTTAAGGTTTAGAATACTTCCCATCACACACAAGCACTTGAAATCCTAACAGCTTTGAAATTAAGCGAGAGCAAGTGAAGAGAGTCGCATTCTCATTCTAAGTTGGTAAACATGCATTCCGAAATATGGTTTGGGTTGGGCTGGGCTTTGCCCAAAAAGGTGTAGATTTCCGACCCAAAGGCAATTTAAAAAGATTAGTTAATTAATTGcgaaaaataaataaggatGAGACATATATAAAAGGGCAGAGACTTCCTTCTCTTCgagggtttttgtttttgtttttgtttatttctcTTCCTTTACTAAATAGATTCCCCGAAACCCGAAAATCGCCGATCAGTTTCCGTACGAATTCCGGCTAACAGTGTGCCGGAAGAAGGATGCAACAGCAGTACCAGCAAGCGATGATGCAGCAGTCGCTTTATCAGCACCACCCTGCTCTCATTGCCCCTGCTCAGGTAGGCCCCTATCTCCCGTTTGAttaattttaggttttgatTCGTCGTAGTTGCAATCGTTTagatttctaattttgttctgTGTATCTGTTACTTGTTTTAATAAGCATTAATTTTAACTCGTACGATTTTGTTACATATAGGAAAATAAAGACgtgtttgaaaaaataaatataacgTAGATGGGTGTAAGCGTCATTGGAAAATTGGTGGTCTTAGTGTTGTGAGGAGtgtaattttcgaaatttaggttttatttttttgctagttttttttactttttaattttGCAGATAGAGCCTATCTTGAGTGGGAATCTGCCTCCTCGGTTTGATTCAAGTACATGCCGCGCTGTGTGAGTGTTATGtagattttttcttttcttcatttttttgggGGGGTATTTATATGATATTTATAGGTTATTTGAGTTGGGtaaaatatcttttttttttattgccTGAACCTCTGAAAGGCTGAAACAGTTAGTTTTGTGGCAATAATGACCCTGAATGCACACTTTGCTTGTATGTACATGTCTGTGTGTTTGGGTGTGTTATGAGTCCTTGCAATTTCTGTTAGGTATGCGGCATTAAGCTTTGCTATATTATTGTATattataatgttttttttttgtttcttgggAAATGCAGGTATGTTGGAAATATTCATCCGCAGGTTACTGAAACTCTTCTTCAAGAGGTTTTTGCTAGTACTGGCCCACTTGAGGGATGCAAGCTCATTAGGAAAGATAAGGTGGGTTGTTGTGTTGTACTGTTTTCCTATGTTCATAAGGATTGGGGAAATTAGGATTGCAGTTCCATTTGTTTGGTTTATTTCAGGATTAGATACTGGCGTCATGTGTATATTTTGTTTGAGTTTCAGGAATTAGAGAgctttttgtttctcttttggAAACCTGCTAACTTGTAATGTCTTCTGTATGCAGTCATCCTATGGATTTGTTGATTACTATGATCGCCGATCAGCTGCCCTTGCTATTGTTTCTCTAAATGGCAGGCATCTGTAAGTAGAGATGTCAACAGAATCATGATGCCTTTATTTATCTATATATTCTTTGTATCAGTTTCTTGTTTGTGTTCAGGTTTGGTCAGCCAATTAAAGTTAATTGGGCATATCAAAGCAGTCAGAGGGAGGACACTTCAGGTTTGTATATGCTTCAGTGTTTTTAGAATgatgttttggtttttcagCTTCTTCAAAGGTGTAATTTCACATGCTATAATATGTTGTAATGCAGgtcattttaatatatttgttGGTGATCTTAGCGCCGAGGTTACTGATGCCACACTGTTTGCGTGCTTTTCTGTTTACCCCAGTTGCTCGTAAGCTCAATTTCCTAACTTTCAATATCTTTGTTGAACCTTATTTTTGGCATATTTGTACTGGATCCTTGAAGCTTTTTATTGGAAAGCACTTTTGAGACTTGAGAATAACTTGACTGGGCTTGATATTTGGTATTATGGTTACAGAGATGCAAGGGTTATGTGGGATCCGAAGAGTGGCCGTTCAAggggttttgggtttgtttCATTCCGGACTCACCAGGTACTGGAATTATCGgagcatgttttttttttcttctactttTGTGTTTCATTCTCCTTTCTACACTGAATATATTggtgtgttttcttttcttggttCAGGATGCTCAAAGTGCCATAAATGACTTAAATGGTAAGACAAAGATAATTCGTTGGATGGAATTTGTGCTCTTTATAATTGAGTTGTTTTGCTTCTTCATTGGTGCAGTTGATTTGTAAGCTCTCTAACTTTCGCTGGATATTTCAGGAAAGTGGCTTGCAAGTAGACAAATTCGGTGCAACTGGGCTACAAAAGGTGCTACTTCAAATGATGATAAACAGAGTTCTGATTCTAAAAGTGTTGTAGAGCTGACAAATGGAACATCAGGTTTGTATGTCCGTTAATGCTACAGATCATTGTTCTTTACTCTGCAGTTGTAAATTTCAGTTTCTTTATAGACAACATCCTTCCATTAGGGGGTGCCTTATTCTGTTGACTGGTGGTGGGTTCTGTACCATATTGTTTGTTCATGGGGTTATGTGTCGTGTCTCCTATAATCCCACACTATGTAGCCCAGACACCGACACCGCACCGACACGGCGCGACATGACAAATCTAAAAAACTTAGATCCTGACACGGCGCCGACACGTCAAATCTAAAAAACTTAGATCCCGACACGGCGCCGACACgtcaatttatatataatttaatatatttatcagtgcgtacaaaaatatatataacacatgaaataacgtcaaattaaaattttaagttcattctattgcataacaattcaaaagaaataaatataaggaaagaagagagagaaaatgataGGGCGAAAACAAAATttgggttttttgttttgtttagttttcgtttttttttttttaaatctaaaaTGATGATGTGCCGTGTTGGAATTATGATGTGGTGTGTCAATCAAAGTGTCAGGAAAGTGTTGGAAAAGTTAATATTACTGACACGCCACTTGGCGTGTTGGACACGggaagtgtcggagtgtcgagaagtgtcggtgctacatagaTCCCACATCATTGCAATGGATGTTGACTGTTGATGCTTGAGATATGACCTTTGTGTCTGTTCTTTTACCCATCTTATACTTATTTTGCGTCTTGCAGAAGATGGTCAGGAGAAGCCTAATGAAGATGCTCCAGAGAATAATCCTCAGTATACCACAGTTTATGTTGGCAATTTGGCTCCTGAGGCAAGgctttttttaagtttttcaTCCTTAGTATTACATTCTTTGGTGTGCTTTGTCAGCCTAAATGTTAGGTAGTTATTAGTTTTAAGTATCTGTTTTACCTACTATTTATCCTTGTCTGTGGGTATATAGGATTAAGGTGGCTGAGTTGGTTATCAGAGTGGATGAGTTTTTTAATCCTCAGAAGATCAAAATTGTTAGATTATATTTCTGTATATATGGGATAGTAAGGTTCATTGAATTCATTGCCTTTGAAAAATGATGTCAGCTTCTCAAACTACTAGTTTATCAGGTATAAGAGAGATATCTGTAGTTGTCCTTTTTCCGTGTTGTCTCATTGTCTTGATGCAATACCATGGCTTGTTTTGGGAGGCAACAAGCTACGTAATCCTGTTTAATTAGTTTAAGAAGACAGGCAAGATATGCCTGCGGCTTTTCTTTGAGTGTAGAGATAATTTGCTGAGTTGAGTGAGTCATATTGTATTACTATCAGTTTCAATTTATTGTCATTTGCATTGGGGTTGGTGTATGTCCTGTCATCTGTTGTAAGTTTGTAACAATGTTTTTGCACTGCAATGGGTGTTTATATGGTTATTCAGCTTCGTCCACTGATTAAACCGCCATATGAACTCCTTTAGATTTGTTTAATCTAATATTAATCTGCAGGTTACTCAAACTGAACTCCATCGTCATTTCCATGCCCTTGGTGCTGGAATTATTGAAGATGTTAGGGTGCAACGAGATAAAGGGTTTGGGTTTGTGAGATACAGTACACATTCTGAAGCAGCTGCAACTATCCAGATGGGGAATGCTAGGTTTTTGTGTGGAAAACCAATAAAGGTAGATTCTTGTTGAGAGATTATAATATCACCACCATCTTAGTCCTTTTATAAGAGAACTTTTAGTATAATACATGCGCACATAGGCGTGTTATGATTATCGTGAAATGGTCATTGGCTTCGCCATCCAATATCGTTTCTTTTCCATTGCAGTGTTCATGGGGTAGCAAGCCTACTCCACCTGGAACCACCTCCAACCCTCTCGCTCCACCAGCCGCACCTTATATGCCAGGTTTTTCAGCTGCAGACCTTGCGGCATATGAACGGCAAATGGCATATAGTAAAATGGGTGGTCCACAAGCCCTCATGCTTCCCCAGGGTCAGCATGGTGGTGCTGGAGCTAGTCAGGCGATATACAAGAATGTAGCAACATCCCAGCAGCTCATGTACTACCAGTAATAATCAGAGTTGGAAAAACCCCATTGTAGCTCAATGTGAAGAATAAGTTGTCAGAGAACGTCTGAGAACCTTTAGGATTTGTATACATTtttaagtttcctttttttttttgtgtgttagTTTTTAGATCGCTGTATCTCTATCCTCAAGTTACAGCTGCTGTTTGTATGGCTAgtttgtttttctgttttaCGTTTGGGGGGTTTTGACATGACTTGTTTATCTACAGCTTCCTTATTTAATGAGTTATGATAATTTCTACTTTCTCCATCTACATTTAGCCCTTATCGACCCACTTACTGATGGCTGATTCTGTGGGAGATTTTCGCTGTTTTCGCCAAAGGAGGTCTTTCTTTGGTATGGATGTCATTTTCAGTGAATAACTTTAGAATATACAGATACATATACATCATATCTGAACACCATTTGGAAAGGACTTGATTACTATAACAGTTGCTACATGAGACACTAAACAGTGGCCACGCTCTTTTCTTTCGCTGTTAACTGACTTGCCACACAAAGCGGTTCATTCCACTTGCTTACAGCTTACCTTCACCTCATATGCATTATCTACTAAACATGGAAAAGATATATTTTTTGacattacgacatgtatactaTCAGGGCAATAGTGTTACAGAAGCAGCTGCTATAACCTCGATACCAGATCATGCATTTTGTTCGATTAGTATCACAATTTCTGAATACGACAAACTAGCATTCAATCTGTTTTTCATCAATCTAACTGAAgccaaaatcaaaatatgaacTTCGTTTTTTTATCAAGAAATGTTAAGATGTCAATTCGTCATCGCTTCTTGTAAGATCGTCGATCTGATACATCAAAATTTTCCTTGTTTCTTCTGTTATTAGCGTCGATTGGGTCCgatagaagatgatcaaatTGACAGCTTCTCATATTTTGTATAGATAGTGCTAGCCGTCTATGTACTCTGCTGCTGCCGCCTTCGTTAAATAATGATTTGCTGCTAAATCGCAAGAATACCAGTACAGAAGAAAATCTGATCTCTCGAATAAGGCGAGCTTGAAACATCTGCAGATCTTCTTGAAGTTTCTGATCTGCACTGTTCTTTACGCTCATCATTCATGATCTGTGTAGCTCTACACTCTGTGCTACAAAATGCTTTGTCTCCcctataaaaccaaaaccccaAAAATCAACCACATGatcaagaaactaaaacaaagtCACCATTATCATAGAAGGCAAGCCAATACTTTGTTGAACGTGAACAAAGAATAGTGGTTCTTACCTGTACATGTAAATATCTAAGCCATCAAGCGTTTTGCTGCACAAATGGCATGAGCTGAGAAAAGCGGATGTGGGATACAGCGGagcttgtttttgtttattgttCTGGTTTTGGTCAGGATTGACATGGGTCACATGACATGTAGCAAAGCTGACATGGTGCTCAGTACTTGTTCTGCAGTCACCTCCATCATAGTAAACCTTAGTGATGGACTTGTTCCTTCCATGGCAAGTCACAAAGGTATAATTTTCCTCACTATCTTCATCCTCAAGTTCATGAAAACCCTCATCGGATTTCTGAGCGGAGCTGACCGGAATTGGGTTGGACCGGTTGGAACCGTGACCATAAACAGCACACTTTGGAAGAATCTCACGTCCATTATGACTCGACTTCTCCAAGGCAGCTACTATCCCCAAGCCAACGCCACCAGCATCATAACTCTTCAAACCTCTTGGACTTGGAGAAGGAGACTGCAACTTGAGGTCTAGTGGCCCTCTAGGGCTTGACCCCACGTCAAGAAATCCGGCACGGTTGCCGGAAACCAACATTTCTGAGAGCTTTTCAATCATTGGGAAAGGTTTCTTGCTCAACTTCAACATAAAAGAAGGTCTAGTGTTTTAACTGtctatgaagaagaagaagaagaagaagaagaagaagaagcaaaatgGGAAAATGTTGGAGATG
This genomic interval from Argentina anserina chromosome 1, drPotAnse1.1, whole genome shotgun sequence contains the following:
- the LOC126805046 gene encoding oligouridylate-binding protein 1-like codes for the protein MQQQYQQAMMQQSLYQHHPALIAPAQIEPILSGNLPPRFDSSTCRAVYVGNIHPQVTETLLQEVFASTGPLEGCKLIRKDKSSYGFVDYYDRRSAALAIVSLNGRHLFGQPIKVNWAYQSSQREDTSGHFNIFVGDLSAEVTDATLFACFSVYPSCSDARVMWDPKSGRSRGFGFVSFRTHQDAQSAINDLNGKWLASRQIRCNWATKGATSNDDKQSSDSKSVVELTNGTSEDGQEKPNEDAPENNPQYTTVYVGNLAPEVTQTELHRHFHALGAGIIEDVRVQRDKGFGFVRYSTHSEAAATIQMGNARFLCGKPIKCSWGSKPTPPGTTSNPLAPPAAPYMPGFSAADLAAYERQMAYSKMGGPQALMLPQGQHGGAGASQAIYKNVATSQQLMYYQ
- the LOC126789436 gene encoding FCS-Like Zinc finger 13-like codes for the protein MLKLSKKPFPMIEKLSEMLVSGNRAGFLDVGSSPRGPLDLKLQSPSPSPRGLKSYDAGGVGLGIVAALEKSSHNGREILPKCAVYGHGSNRSNPIPVSSAQKSDEGFHELEDEDSEENYTFVTCHGRNKSITKVYYDGGDCRTSTEHHVSFATCHVTHVNPDQNQNNKQKQAPLYPTSAFLSSCHLCSKTLDGLDIYMYRGDKAFCSTECRATQIMNDERKEQCRSETSRRSADVSSSPYSRDQIFFCTGILAI